CTTTGGTGTCGCGGGAGGAGCGGTCGGGGTGCCGCTCGGATGGCTGCTGGCGCGAACCGCGGTGGGAACCGTGTCCTCGACCGTCGAAGCCCTATACGGCGGTGCGCCCGCGCAACAGGTCGTGCTCACACCCCACCTCGCGCTGGAGGGGCTCGGCTTGGGCTGCCTCGTGGCGGTGGCCGCGGCGCTGGTCCCGATCGTGGAAGCTCTGCGGACCGTGCCGCGTGAGGTCCTGCACCCCGGGTGGGTGGAGCGACGAGGCCAGGTCCGATCCGGACGGCTGGCAATCATTGGGGGCGGATTGGGCGTGCTGGCCGTAGCCCTGTCCCAAGTGGGTCCCGTGTCCGGCATCCCGTGGTTCGGGTACGGTGCGGCGTTGTGTCTGGTGTTGGGAGGGGCGTTTCTCACGCCGCTGGCCGGCACGGGGTTGGACCGGCTGGTCCGCCCCTTTGCCATACGCACCGGGGTCGTGGAAGCGCGTCTCGCGTCCGGAACGCTTGCCGCCGCGCCCGGGCGAACCGCGGTGGCGGCCGGCGCGCTTATGACCGCGCTCGCCATGATGATCAGCGTGGTGGTGATGGTCGGGAGCTTCCGGGACACCGTCAAACGGTGGATCGAAGCGACCATTACCGCGGATCTGTACGTCAGCCCCGCCTCGCGTCCGGCCGTGGGGTCGTCCGCCTACTTCGACGATCCCGGTATCGTGGGGCGGATCGCGTCGGTCCCGGGGGTGGTGGTGGTGGACCCGTACCGGCAAGTCCCGATCGAATATCGCGGGCGCTCGATTCTCCTGTCCGCGCGAGACCTCACAATCGTGCGCGAGCGCAGCGGAATGCAGTTCATGCGCGGCGACGCGAACGAATTGCTCACCCGCCTGTCGCGCGGGGAAGGGATCGCCGTGTCCGAAGTCCTGGCCAAACAACTCCAGATCGGCCCCGGCGAGGTCCTGGATCTGCCTACCGCGGAGGGGCGGGAGCTGTTCCCTGTGCTCGCGGTGTTTTATGATTACGCGACCGACGGCGGCCGCGTGGTGATGGATCGGTCGGTGTGGCAACGGCATTGGCGTGATCAGGGAATCACCGCGCTGGCGGTGTACCTTGACCCGGACGCGGATCCTGAACAAGTCCGCGCGGGAATCGAGGCCGCGGTGGCTCCCGCGCACCGGGTCTCGATCCTGTCGAACCGCGCGCTCAAGACCGAAATCCTCGACGTGTTCGATCAGACCTTCGCGATCACCCGCGCGCTGGATCTGGTGGCGATGACGGTGGCCGCGCTCGGGATCGCCAGCACCGTGCTCGCGATCGTGTGGGAGCGCCGGCGCGAGATCGGGATCGTCCGCGCACTGGGCGCGAGCCAGGCTCAGGTCCGACGCGTGGTGGTGTGGGAGGCGGCGCTGATCGGCCTCCTGGGCGGGGCGTTGGGCGTGGGGATCGGGCTCGGGGTGTCGTTGGTGCTGATCAAGGTGGTGAACGTGCAGTCGTTCGGGTGGACCATCATCTTTTCGTGGCGAACGCCCGAGCTGATCGCGGCGGCCTTGCTGGGGCTCGCGTCGGCGATGTTGGCGGGGTGGCTCCCGGCTCGTTACGCGGCAAACTTGATGTATTTGGAGGCGTTGGCGGATGAGTAACCGGACAAAGGGGTGGGGGTGGGGCGTGCTGGTCGTGGTCGCGATCGGCGCGGGCTGGGGCATGATACCGGAGCCGGCGGCGGGCGCAAAGGGGTTTGCCGTGGCGGAACCGGGATACGGGTACGTGTTTCCGCGAGACCACGGGCCGCACCCGACCTATCAGACCGAGTGGTGGTATTACACCGGACGCCTCACCGCGGAGTCGGGGCGTACATACGGCTATCAATTGACATTCTTTCGCCGCGGAATCGACGCGGTCGCGGTCCGCAACAACCCGTCGAAATGGGCGCTCAAGAACGTCTTCCTCGCCCATTTCGCCATCACCGACGACACACAGAAAAAATTCGTGTACGCGGAAAAAGCCAACCGGCCCGGGGTGGCGACGGCCGGTGCCGACTCCAAGCGGTTCA
The sequence above is a segment of the Nitrospirota bacterium genome. Coding sequences within it:
- a CDS encoding FtsX-like permease family protein; translation: MSLLLRFTTLRHLSRAKLRSALTVAGLALGVALYVAIRLCNESVSASFRDTVTGVSGAATLEVIGGERGFDERALETVVTTPGVLAAAPVIIRQMAFDDHTALVVLGVDPFSEAPFRSHGPESTFAPDRVERWLLDPKAVLITARFASSRGLESGDELIVLDRDRAVTLVVAGTMTDERLARAWGGAVALMDIAAAQWTFDRVGRLDRIDVLTAGDQIDAVRQRLVRTLPPDLTVQRPEARLAHAEQVVRSFQVNLTALSGIALLVGLFLIYNTMTHALLRRRAEVGLLRALGVGRSRLFGVLTAEALAFGVAGGAVGVPLGWLLARTAVGTVSSTVEALYGGAPAQQVVLTPHLALEGLGLGCLVAVAAALVPIVEALRTVPREVLHPGWVERRGQVRSGRLAIIGGGLGVLAVALSQVGPVSGIPWFGYGAALCLVLGGAFLTPLAGTGLDRLVRPFAIRTGVVEARLASGTLAAAPGRTAVAAGALMTALAMMISVVVMVGSFRDTVKRWIEATITADLYVSPASRPAVGSSAYFDDPGIVGRIASVPGVVVVDPYRQVPIEYRGRSILLSARDLTIVRERSGMQFMRGDANELLTRLSRGEGIAVSEVLAKQLQIGPGEVLDLPTAEGRELFPVLAVFYDYATDGGRVVMDRSVWQRHWRDQGITALAVYLDPDADPEQVRAGIEAAVAPAHRVSILSNRALKTEILDVFDQTFAITRALDLVAMTVAALGIASTVLAIVWERRREIGIVRALGASQAQVRRVVVWEAALIGLLGGALGVGIGLGVSLVLIKVVNVQSFGWTIIFSWRTPELIAAALLGLASAMLAGWLPARYAANLMYLEALADE